One region of Cydia pomonella isolate Wapato2018A chromosome 25, ilCydPomo1, whole genome shotgun sequence genomic DNA includes:
- the LOC133531748 gene encoding uncharacterized protein LOC133531748, with protein sequence MHRQTNAMKMINIEKKGSTSLKLGFSIDALAYGSYISHIFDIHNIIDIQFLLKQHEGNEISYFICTKKADSASTSNLIIKIRITCKKTAHNCYLTCKDHWSQWQAMGKDLSNDSKKYLNLHFTLSITSKRKDEVTTSLHEDKLFTDFQLRAADGSVAVHKALLAANSPVFKTLLSGQWKETTEGCLQVKGVTLCTLNQLKDYMYLGVMPDSDVSSLLLLANYYLIDTLKKECIIKIAQSVTSENLYKLLEFSTRNQIPELTYAILEAVPKYMVKLAQKIKVSKS encoded by the exons ATGCACCGACAAACGAACGCCATGAAAAT GATCAATATTGAGAAGAAGGGCTCCACTTCATTGAAGCTTGGCTTCTCAATTGATGCACTAGCATATGGCAGCTACATAAGCCATATCTTTGATATTCATAACATAATAGACATACAATTTCTTCTCAAACAACATGAAGGCAATGAAATCAGTTATTTCATCTGCACAAAAAAAGCTGACTCAGCCAGTACAAGCAATTTAATAATTAAGATTCGAATAACCTGCAAGAAAACTGCGCACAACTGCTATTTGACATGTAAAGATCACTGGAGCCAGTGGCAAGCTATGGGAAAAGATTTATCAAATGACTCAAAAAAATACCTTAATCTCCATTTCACTTTATCTATCACTTCTAAAAGAAAAGATGAAGTTACAACGAGCCTTCATGAAGACAAACTATTTACCGACTTTCAATTAAGAGCAGCTGACGGCAGTGTTGCAGTACACAAAGCACTTTTAGCTGCGAATAGTCCAGTATTTAAGACTTTGCTTAGCGGACAATGGAAGGAGACAACTGAAGGCTGCCTACAAGTGAAAGGAGTGACTCTCTGTACACTTAACCAGCTCAAAGACTACATGTATTTGGGGGTTATGCCTGACAGTGATGTTTCTTCACTTCTCCTATTAGCAAACTACTACCTAattgataccctaaaaaaagaatgTATCATAAAAATCGCTCAAAGCGTGACGTCTGAgaacttatacaaattattAGAATTTTCTACACGTAATCAGATCCCAGAATTGACATATGCAATACTTGAAGCTGTGCCAAAATATATGGTGAAATTAGCTCAAAAAATAAAGGTCTCAAAAAGCTAA
- the LOC133531290 gene encoding uncharacterized protein LOC133531290, whose product MTTEEDIRDHLNNFMDIVDKLADMDIKIPSELLSIMLLYNLPTTFENFRIAIESRDALPDPDDLKVKILEEYQVRSCSEQPESSEAYHFKKKNSKPYCKSCKKKGHATEACWSKKKTSNEKTNRNQTSNFNVCLSTVNSSIKEDIWCLDSGCSSYGDKSKFSKITSENGTLKLASKRHTSNITGAQERTGVNPRRNTMFIQRTPPKAVKATTEESAATATTSSARVIKLPDTGLLLLAETEDEPESKGPKRLPARGSYTGSTMSNSDSEEHIDVVDSVEATSEGSNAEGQCDSGTPEDGEPEQTAVVESLARGDFSCLDLSPLDLSRSDQSPRGSKSPRAESPSQPAGNLITPANSPQRRRKSPCRPQPGLEMTGDAWMAIFEKLDRVARGSLDSCVLGPLEAALLSTLLTHSGVRQQKRQREEDSPPTQEEKRECNRITPVSRGPTQPAVCPQVSQQPMDTAEPSTPAAGTSHQPPKRKVLLPTPATSTDTYATAAKSPPPKPKKANTAPSSSAGSTASNKKRPGQPAKYKPPQILVEDFPDWRRHVQAINKRLGFSATTETAGPKGLRFYPRSGVEYIGVKKYLVEQRDLHHKLEFVEHAERSAMPMKAAIRGLPPTTTVQDVKDACAEKGYNVSRSKLISPGRGRGSSVFFVELVGTERENPGFLDLTDLAGITTKVRVEPWRGKPGPPQCHRCQGFRHSSHGCHRAVRCVKCSLDHHSNECTRPKEEPATCCNCFGDHPANHRQCPAYLAELRNWRAGTRSHTRRPPTRRQPQRGPDTRASDTPVMVVESSTGSLMAPANQPKDRTTGQQRRQQQQRKPQTEPRATPPAAPPALDTEALHKSIVATVQAAVTESLKATLDDQDIDVMLISETKLKPSMTLTASGYIVYRLDQRRPDDGAPYRGLAILIKRTIIHQPVDMPQPSSFSALGVDIKLQRHDLRLFAIYRPCGYCRIAEMQADLQQLLVDSPVPTILAGDFNAEHPAWNSSAHSPPGDVIYRIVEDLDLVAAGPYEPTHYHDSDVYHRGTTIDFAISRGINALMRHEVFNDLSSDHRPVLLTIADQPTTRLTKGPGRRYDWTAFSEAMVNTPRTGPISTAEEVNAAAATITEDIKAALTVAGRTIPQTDRRTPLPRPLQALLEKKRWYRKQWQRTRAQSVKAELNRLERLLRDKLSEHRAASWEAHIDSITDHVPSIHRLCRQLSTAPEPIRPLLDDTDGYLKYTAKDRAKILARSLEQQFRPNPDTDPQHTADIVQHVRDYLSVPVQTHDDPLYFSPSQVQASIKRHCNPRKAPGPDEIPNMALRHLPLNTLAAVARLFNGILRSGHFPDIWKTGRVIVLPKPGKDRKDPKNYRPITLLCNLSKVFERMLLRHLSPHITPRPEQFGFRSQHSTTLQLTRVLHHMGAALNKKEFTVAVLLDMEKAFDRVWHDGLIYKLSLSTAPRRIVRVIASFLTDRRFHVQVESAVSQERRIQAGVPQGSCLSPACYACYTDDIPVVGQAQLALFADDAAYFATSFKMPHAVAKIQPTLDALPDWLSKWRLSVNVGKTQALITGRATALPNPPSLLGQPLTWSPAVKYLGVTIDRRLNMDRHAADTVRRAKVARMCLRPVFCSKLPVRTKLGLYKAYVRSRLTYASPAWYSFCSRSNKEKMRRQETLTLRTILKCPRYVSNAALTETLKWRGLEEFVERLARVMFDRADNAGLDHLRDIAPHHTTRPPERWARDLPRALLHQQ is encoded by the exons ATGACCACAGAAGAAGATATTCGTGATCACTTAAATAATTTCATGGATATCGTCGACAAGCTAGCCGACATGGACATAAAAATACCGTCGGAATTGCTCAGCATAATGCTACTCTACAATTTGCCAACTACATTTGAAAACTTTCGCATCGCGATTGAATCAAGAGACGCCCTGCCCGATCCTGACGACCTGAAGGTAAAAATTCTAGAAGAATATCAGGTCAGGAGTTGTAGTGAACAACCAGAGAGCTCCGAAGCGTACCATTTCAAGAAAAAGAACTCGAAACCGTACTGCAAGAGCTGCAAAAAGAAAGGTCACGCTACTGAGGCATGTTGGAGCAAAAAGAAGACTTCAAATGAGAAAACGAACAGAAACCAGACTAGCAACTTCAACGTCTGTCTGAGTACCGTGAATTCAAGCATTAAAGAAGATATTTGGTGTTTAGACAGCGGCTGTTCTTCTTACGGCGACAAATCTAAATTCTCCAAAATAACCTCTGAGAACGGCACGCTCAAGTTGGCATCAAAGAGACACACCAGTAATATTACCGGTGCTCAAGAGAGGACAGgg GTCAACCCGCGACGCAACACAATGTTCATTCAGAGGACGCCTCCCAAGGCGGTAAAGGCCACAACGGAGGAAAGCGCAGCCACAGCGACGACTTCGTCGGCACGGGTGATAAAACTCCCGGACACTGGCCTGCTCCTGCTCGCCGAGACCGAGGACGAACCCGAGAGTAAAGGGCCAAAGCGTTTGCCGGCGCGTGGAAGCTACACGGGGTCAACCATGTCAAATAGTGACTCGGAAGAGCACATTGACGTCGTTGACTCCGTGGAAGCTACTAGCGAAGGCTCAAACGCGGAGGGCCAATGCGATTCGGGGACGCCCGAGGACGGGGAGCCGGAGCAGACAGCAGTCGTCGAGAGTCTGGCACGTGGCGATTTCTCGTGCCTCGACTTGTCGCCACTAGACTTGTCTCGGTCTGACCAATCGCCACGTGGTAGTAAATCACCACGTGCCGAAAGTCCGTCCCAACCGGCCGGCAACCTCATCACGCCGGCCAACTCGCCGCAACGCCGCCGCAAGTCGCCCTGCCGCCCTCAGCCCGGCCTCGAGATGACCGGGGACGCCTGGATGGCGATTTTCGAGAAACTCGACAGAGTAGCTCGGGGATCGCTAGATAGTTGCGTCCTCGGTCCGCTCGAGGCGGCGCTACTGTCAACCCTGTTGACGCACTCTGGGGTGCGTCAACAGAAGAGACAGCGGGAAGAGGACAGCCCGCCGACACAGGAGGAGAAACGGGAATGCAACCGTATCACTCCTGTGTCGCGCGGTCCTACTCAACCCGCGGTCTGCCCACAGGTATCCCAACAGCCGATGGACACAGCGGAGCCATCGACACCAGCCGCCGGAACATCACACCAGCCACCAAAACGTAAAGTGCTGCTGCCAACGCCGGCAACTAGCACTGACACGTACGCCACCGCGGCTAAATCGCCGCCGCCAAAGCCCAAAAAGGCTAATACCGCCCCCTCTTCATCCGCAGGTTCCACAGCCAGCAACAAGAAGAGGCCTGGCCAACCGGCCAAGTACAAGCCACCCCAGATCCTGGTCGAGGACTTCCCGGACTGGCGCCGTCACGTACAGGCCATCAACAAGCGGCTTGGGTTCTCGGCCACAACCGAGACCGCAGGCCCAAAAGGCCTCCGTTTCTACCCTAGGTCCGGGGTAGAATACATAGGGGTCAAGAAGTACCTCGTAGAGCAGCGGGACCTTCACCACAAGCTCGAGTTCGTCGAGCACGCGGAGAGGTCCGCCATGCCAATGAAGGCCGCAATCCGCGGCCTTCCACCGACAACGACGGTGCAAGACGTCAAGGACGCTTGCGCCGAAAAGGGGTATAACGTATCGCGTTCTAAACTTATATCCCCAGGCAGAGGACGAGGAAGCAGCGTGTTCTTCGTCGAGCTCGTCGGGACGGAACGCGAGAATCCAGGCTTCCTGGACCTCACGGACCTAGCCGGCATCACCACCAAGGTTCGTGTCGAACCTTGGAGAGGTAAGCCCGGGCCACCGCAATGTCACCGGTGCCAGGGGTTTAGGCATTCTTCCCACGGGTGCCACAGGGCGGTCCGGTGCGTCAAGTGCTCACTGGACCACCACTCAAACGAGTGCACGAGACCGAAGGAGGAGCCAGCCACGTGCTGCAACTGCTTCGGGGACCACCCTGCCAACCACAGGCAGTGCCCAGCTTACCTCGCAGAGCTGAGGAATTGGCGTGCGGGTACTCGCTCTCACACCCGCCGCCCGCCCACCCGCCGCCAGCCGCAACGAGGCCCAGACACGAGGGCCTCGGACACTCCAGTCATGGTAGTAGAATCTTCCACAGGTTCTCTGATGGCGCCAGCCAACCAGCCGAAGGACCGGACGACGGGTCAGCAGCGACGACAGCAACAGCAGAGGAAGCCACAAACAGAGCCCAGAGCGACGCCACCCGCAGCGCCCCCCGCGCTCGACACCGAAGCGTTGCACAAGAGCATAGTCGCCACGGTGCAAGCCGCGGTGACTGAGTCCTTGAAGGCAACGCTAGACGA CCAAGACATCGACGTCATGCTGATCAGCGAGACAAAGCTGAAACCATCAATGACGCTCACAGCCAGCGGCTACATCGTGTACCGCTTAGACCAAAGGAGGCCCGACGACGGAGCCCCTTACCGAGGCCTCGCAATCCTCATAAAGAGGACTATCATCCACCAACCGGTGGACATGCCGCAACCATCATCATTCTCTGCTCTAGGGGTAGATATCAAACTACAAAGACATGATCTGCGTTTGTTTGCTATCTACAGGCCCTGCGGATACTGCCGGATAGCAGAGATGCAAGCCGACCTACAGCAGCTTCTGGTGGACTCCCCCGTGCCGACCATCCTGGCCGGGGATTTCAACGCCGAGCACCCCGCTTGGAACTCCTCCGCACACTCCCCCCCGGGGGACGTCATCTACCGGATCGTGGAGGACCTGGATCTCGTAGCGGCCGGGCCGTACGAGCCCACCCACTACCACGACTCTGATGTGTACCACAGAGGTACCACCATCGACTTCGCGATCTCACGCGGAATCAATGCCCTTATGCGGCACGAGGTATTTAACGATCTCTCATCCGACCACAGGCCGGTGCTCCTGACCATCGCAGACCAGCCGACGACGAGACTCACCAAAGGACCTGGACGCCGCTACGACTGGACGGCTTTTTCAGAAGCCATGGTAAACACTCCCCGTACAGGTCCCATCTCGACCGCAGAAGAGGTCAACGCAGCAGCAGCAACAATCACGGAGGACATCAAGGCGGCCCTCACAGTGGCAGGCCGCACGATCCCGCAGACGGACCGGCGCACCCCTCTCCCAAGGCCGCTCCAAGCGCTTTTGGAGAAAAAGCGCTGGTACAGGAAACAGTGGCAAAGGACTAGGGCTCAGTCGGTCAAGGCTGAGCTCAATCGTCTAGAGCGACTGTTAAGGGACAAACTCAGCGAGCACAGAGCTGCAAGCTGGGAAGCACACATTGACAGCATAACTGATCACGTTCCGTCCATCCACAGGTTATGCAGACAACTCAGCACGGCGCCCGAACCAATTCGGCCCCTACTGGACGACACGGACGGGTACCTGAAGTACACTGCCAAGGACAGAGCGAAAATACTCGCTCGCAGCCTTGAGCAACAATTCAGGCCCAATCCCGACACCGACCCGCAGCACACAGCGGACATCGTTCAGCACGTTCGAGATTATCTCAGCGTGCCTGTACAAACACACGATGATCCACTGTACTTCTCTCCTTCACAGGTCCAGGCGTCCATCAAACGCCACTGCAACCCGAGGAAGGCGCCGGGCCCCGACGAGATCCCAAACATGGCGCTCCGCCACCTGCCGCTAAACACCTTAGCGGCGGTGGCGCGCCTGTTCAACGGGATCCTGCGGTCGGGGCACTTCCCCGACATCTGGAAGACCGGGCGGGTCATCGTCCTTCCCAAACCAGGGAAGGACAGAAAAGACCCGAAGAACTACCGGCCAATCACGTTGCTATGCAACCTCTCTAAGGTGTTTGAGAGGATGCTGCTCCGGCACCTCTCACCACACATCACTCCCAGGCCGGAGCAATTTGGTTTCAGGTCTCAACACTCCACGACGCTGCAGCTCACCCGCGTCCTACACCACATGGGCGCGGCGCTCAACAAGAAGGAGTTCACAGTCGCGGTTCTCCTAGACATGGAGAAAGCTTTTGACCGAGTCTGGCACGATGGTCTAATATACAAACTTTCTCTGTCCACAGCACCCCGCCGCATCGTGAGAGTCATCGCATCCTTCCTGACAGACCGCCGCTTCCACGTACAAGTGGAAAGCGCGGTGTCGCAGGAACGCCGCATCCAGGCTGGCGTCCCGCAGGGGAGCTGCCTGTCGCCCGCATGCTATGCGTGCTACACCGACGACATTCCTGTCGTTGGGCAAGCGCAGCTAGCCCTCTTCGCAGACGACGCCGCCTACTTTGCGACATCTTTTAAGATGCCGCACGCTGTCGCCAAGATACAGCCGACGCTTGATGCCCTTCCTGACTGGCTCTCCAAATGGAGGCTATCAGTCAATGTGGGCAAAACGCAAGCGCTCATCACAGGGCGAGCCACCGCCCTGCCCAACCCTCCTTCCCTTTTAGGTCAGCCGCTCACATGGTCGCCCGCAGTGAAATACCTGGGGGTGACCATAGACAGGAGGCTCAACATGGACCGGCACGCCGCAGACACAGTTCGAAGAGCGAAAGTCGCTCGCATGTGTCTGCGTCCGGTCTTCTGCAGTAAGCTCCCTGTACGGACCAAGCTTGGTCTGTACAAAGCTTACGTACGATCAAGACTTACCTATGCTTCACCTGCCTGGTACTCTTTCTGTTCCAGGTCAAACAAGGAGAAGATGAGGCGCCAGGAGACCCTCACACTGAGGACCATCCTCAAGTGCCCGCGGTACGTCAGCAACGCAGCCCTCACCGAGACACTGAAGTGGCGCGGCCTGGAGGAGTTCGTCGAGCGTCTCGCGCGGGTCATGTTTGACCGCGCGGACAACGCCGGCCTGGACCATCTTCGGGACATCGCGC